CCAGTCTCTTCGCGTAAAAAATCAACTACCCGAAAAATGTATTCCCGTGGTGCTGCTAAACCAGTACCAATTGCAGTACCGCCGAGATTAACCACCCGCAGGCGTTCTTCGCACTTATATAAACGCCAACGATCACGACTTAGGGCCTCGGCATAAGCTCCCATTTCGCGCCCAAGAGTTATAAGCGCCGCATCTTGCAGTTCAGTACGACCGATTTTAACGACATGGGCATAACGTTTTTCTTGCGCTTGAAAAGCCTCTTGCAAAGCAATAATTTTATTTTCAAGTTGACGCAGTAATAATATCGCCGCAAGTTTAAGAGCGGTTGGAAAAGTATCGTTAGTAGATTGATGTAAATTTATATCATCTAAGGGTGAGACGCGTTGATAATTGCCCAGCGGCTCTTGCAATATTTCTAAAGCGCGGTTAGCTATGACTTCATTGACATTCATATTGGTACTAGTGCCAGCACCGCCTTGCAGTTTATCGAGTATAAAATATTCATCAAGACTGCCTACAGCTAACTCACGACTTGCACGCTCAATAGCATCAGCCTTAGTGGCATCATCTGCCCAAACACCTATAGAACGATTAGCACGGGTGCAGGCAAGTTTTACTAAGCCATACGCATGGATCAACGATCTATGTACAGGTTGACCGGTTAGGGCAAAGTTTTTAAGTGCTCTTTGGGTATGAGCACCATAAAGAACATGAGACGGTACTTCGATCTCGCCCAATAAATCACATTCTTTACGATAGTTAAAACTCACTAAACAAACTCATCACGCTTTCCTGAGCGTACCGCCTCTAGTAAGCGCGTAGATATTGCGCGTTGTTGCGCATCCATGCGTTCTAACGATGCCGCGATATGCTTCTCACCCTCATTTTGCATTACTGTATCACCATAGTCGAGTAAATATTCAAGATAGGTCGACAAGGCATTAGGGTCACAGTGATTTTTTATTTCACCGGGTTTTGCCATATCCATAAAATCTCTACCGGTGCGTCCTAAACGATAGCAAGCCGTACAAAATGAAGGCGTAAAACCCATTTTAGTAACATCTTGTATTACTTCAGCCATTGAACGATGATCACCTAATTGAAATTGTGCTGCTTGCTCTTGACGTTGCTCGCTATAGCCTGCCGGGTTGGTGCGACTACCAGCAGAAATTTGCGAAACGCCTAATGCAAAAGTTGTACGCCGTATTTCAGGGCTTTCACGTGTCGACATGATAATGCCGGTGTATGGTACAGCAATGCGCAAAATGGCCACCAGTTTGCAAAAATCAAGATCTGACAAAGCATATGGCGGCTTGGCAGCAATCTCTGAACCCACTGCTGGCTCAAGCCGCGGTACACTGATTGTATGAGGACCAACACCAAAACGCTCTTCAAGATGCGCGATGTGCTGTAACATGGCTAATACTTCAAAACGCCAATCATAAAGACCTAACAATGGTCCTATACCAACATCATTAATACCCGCTTGCATGGCACGATCCATTGCAAATAAGCGCCAATCGTAATCACGTTTTTTACCAGCAGTATGAACCTGACTATAAGTTTTGCGATGATAGGTTTCTTGAAATACTTGATAAGTACCAATGTTTACGGCTTTTAACTCGCGAAATTTTTCA
The Deltaproteobacteria bacterium DNA segment above includes these coding regions:
- a CDS encoding aspartate ammonia-lyase, with translation MSFNYRKECDLLGEIEVPSHVLYGAHTQRALKNFALTGQPVHRSLIHAYGLVKLACTRANRSIGVWADDATKADAIERASRELAVGSLDEYFILDKLQGGAGTSTNMNVNEVIANRALEILQEPLGNYQRVSPLDDINLHQSTNDTFPTALKLAAILLLRQLENKIIALQEAFQAQEKRYAHVVKIGRTELQDAALITLGREMGAYAEALSRDRWRLYKCEERLRVVNLGGTAIGTGLAAPREYIFRVVDFLREETGVGFARAENLVDATQNADVFVEVSGMLKTCATTLFKICSDLRILSSGPQTGFGEIHLPECQAGSSLMPGKVNPVIPEAVSQMAMQVMANDMSISIACAHGNLELNPFLPLVASALLESCEGLAAACDILGTHCVTGIVADEERCKKDIENSTAMLTALVATLGYEQASNVAIKARKSGRRVREIVIEQGLLTKEQLDELLSPEAVCRLGHKEVVNKKE
- the hydG gene encoding [FeFe] hydrogenase H-cluster radical SAM maturase HydG, with product MNHEVDTPFIDERKIEEALTNKPAPSSSQVREIFAKAIELKGINANEVAILSQLCDRELISELFNTAKRVKTEIYGPRLVLFAPLYISNLCGNECTYCAFRASNRELMRRALTQEEIAAEVRVLINQGHKRVLLVAGESSPSEGFEYVLKAVKTIYEVKSNRGEIRRINVNVAPLSIEKFRELKAVNIGTYQVFQETYHRKTYSQVHTAGKKRDYDWRLFAMDRAMQAGINDVGIGPLLGLYDWRFEVLAMLQHIAHLEERFGVGPHTISVPRLEPAVGSEIAAKPPYALSDLDFCKLVAILRIAVPYTGIIMSTRESPEIRRTTFALGVSQISAGSRTNPAGYSEQRQEQAAQFQLGDHRSMAEVIQDVTKMGFTPSFCTACYRLGRTGRDFMDMAKPGEIKNHCDPNALSTYLEYLLDYGDTVMQNEGEKHIAASLERMDAQQRAISTRLLEAVRSGKRDEFV